DNA sequence from the Atribacteraceae bacterium genome:
TGCCGGTTTTCGCAGCGACGAATCCGCTTGACCCGTCAACGATTGGTTTGGTGGACATCAACCGGATTTTTGATACTCATCCGATCACTTCTCAATTGGCTGAACTTGAACGGGAACTGGTGACCGAACTGGAGAAGAGACAGCAAGATCTCAACGCAAGAGGTAGGGGGAAGACCCGCGAAGAAGTTCAGGCACTGGAAGCGGAAATGAACCTGGAGTGGGAGCCGATACGAGACGAGATGATCCGCAAAAGGCAGGATTTTATCGATCAGCGTTATCTGAGTGTTATCGAGGCGATCCGAAAGATCGCCGAAGAGATGAACCTGGTTTTGGTCATTCGGAGAGAAATGCGGATCCCGGTTGGAGAACGGGAAATGCTGGAAATGCCGGTCGTGCTCTATGGCGGGGTCGATATAACCGAGCAAGTCGTGGCAGCTTTACGGCCATCGTAGACGATAGGCCCGATAACGGAGTTTACGTTTCATTGCAGCTGCGAGAGATTGTCAATATTACCGGGGGTCGCCTGGCAGGCGACCCCGCTTTTCATGTTTACCGGTTGAGCGTGCCCGAAAACGCGGGGAGCCACGACTTGGTTTTTGTTTTCGATACAAAAGCACTGGCGGATATTTCCCGCAGTCGAGCCTTGGCCGTGGTCAGCAGAGCGGACCACAGGATTTCCGGGAAGTATATGCTTTTTGTCGATAACCCACG
Encoded proteins:
- a CDS encoding OmpH family outer membrane protein, yielding MFVQKTLLVAVAFIIGLVIGVPVFAATNPLDPSTIGLVDINRIFDTHPITSQLAELERELVTELEKRQQDLNARGRGKTREEVQALEAEMNLEWEPIRDEMIRKRQDFIDQRYLSVIEAIRKIAEEMNLVLVIRREMRIPVGEREMLEMPVVLYGGVDITEQVVAALRPS